A stretch of DNA from Pseudonocardia hierapolitana:
GGGGATCGCCCGACGCGGGACAGTTCGCCATGCGAATTTTCGGTAGGATTTCGGCATGGCCGAACCGGGCGATGAGATCGGAGTCGTCGGGGCGCTGGTGCGCTCCGCGTTCCTGGTGAACGCCGTCTACGCCGAGTCCGGCCGGGAGCACGGCCTCACTCCGCAGCAGGGGCAGCTGCTGTGCGTGCTGATGGGAAAGCCGTACGGCATGGGCGAGCTGGGTGCCACGCTGGGCCTCGCCAAGTCCAGCCTGACGGGGCTGGTGGACCGCACCGAGCGCAACGGCCTGGTCCGGCGGGAGCCGGATCCGCAGGACATGCGGGCGGTGCGGGTGGCGCTCACCCCGCAGGGCAGGCGGCTCGCCGAGGAGTTCTACGTCGAGACGTGCAAGCGGGTCGAGAAGCTGCCTGCAGCGCTCAGCGCCGCCGAGCGCGACACCCTCGCCGACCTGCTCGGCCGCATCATCGTGGACAACAAGGTCCCGATGGTCTTCCTGGAGGCGTGACCCGGGCCACGGTGTAGTTCGTGCCACGAATCAATATAGTTCGTGGCACGAACTTCTCGATCGGTCTGGAGTGTGAGTCATGAGTCCTACCGTGGTCGTCGTCGGCGGCGGGTATGGGGGCTCGGCGGTCGCCAAGGCACTGGACGTCGAGGCGGACGTCGTCCTCATCGATCCCCGGGACGCGTTCGTCCACTCGGCAGGGTCACTGCGAGCCCTTGCCCGGCCCGACTGGGCGCACAACATCTTCTTCCCCTACGACACCCTGCTCGCGCGGGGAACCGTGATCCGCGACCGTGCGGTCTCGGTGGATCCCCGCGGTGTCGAGCTGGCCTCGGGAAGGCGGGTCGAGGCGGACTACCTGGTCCTGGCCACGGGTTCCAGCTACGCCCACCCGGGCAAGCCCGGTGTTGAATCCACGGGCGAGGCGCTCGACGACCTCCGCAGGACCCACAAGGAACTGGTCGGCGCGGAGCGCGTGCTGATCGCGGGCGCCGGGCCGGTCGGCCTGGAACTGGCCGGGGAGATCAAGGCGGAATGGCCGCACAAGCAGGTCACGGTCATCGACCCGAACGAACGGCTCCTCTCCGCCTTCCGGCCGGAGATGCGCGAGGACCTCCACCGCCAGCTCCACGAGCTGGACATCCGGCTGCGGCTCGGCACGCTGCTCACCGCGCCACCGCCGCCGGAGCCCGGCCAGGCCGAGACGTTCACCGTCACCACCACCGATGGCGACCAGCTCATGGCCGACATCTGGTTCCGCGCCCACGGCGTGCACATCAACAGCGAACACCTCGCCGACGGCAGGCTCACGACGCGCACGCCACGGGGACAGGTCCGGGTCGACGAGAACCTCGCCGTCCACGGGTACGGCCACGTCTACGCGATCGGCGACATCACCGACGTCAGCGAGGCGAAGATGGCCCGCCACGCGATGCAGCACGCCGAGGTGGTGGCGCAGAACATCACCGCTCAGCTGCGCGGCGAGCAGCCCACCGCCACCTATGAGCCGGCTCCCGACCCGGTGATCCTCCTCCCGCTCGGCCCGCGTCGCGGTGTCGGCCAGCTGCCCACACCGGACGGTCCGGTGGCGGCCCCGGCGACGACGGTCGCCGAGTACAAGGGCGCCGACCTGGGCGTCGGCAAGTTCGCCGCGCTGTTCGGCACCGCACGAGAGGAGAAGGCCGATGCCTGACCACGAGGTCGTCTTCGGCTTCGGCGCCCACAGCACGGTGGAGGAAGGGCCGGAGCTGCTGCACATGGTGCAGCAGGCCGACCGGGACGGGCTCGACCTCTTCTCCCTGTCGGACCACCCGTACCTCGGCGGTCGCCTCGACGCCTACGCCGCCGTCGGGTTCCTCCTCGGCGGCACCCAGCGCATCGCGGGCTTCGCCAACGTCACCAACCTGCCGCTGCGTCCCGCTCCGATGCTCGCGCGGACGGTCACGTCGCTCTCGGCGCTCTCCGGCGGCCGCGTCGTGCTCGGGATGGGCGCCGGAGGACTCTGGGACCGGATCTCCGACATGGGTGTGCCGCGGCTCGCGCCCGACGAGGCCGTGAAGGCCTTCGAGGAGGCGATCGTCCTGATCAGGAAGCTGTCGGGAGGCGGGCCTGCGGTCACCTTCGAGGGCCGGTACCACCGGGTCGACCGGATCGAGCCGGCACCGGCGGCGGCCCCGCCCGTGTGGACCGGGTCGGTCGGCCCGAAGTCCCTCGCCGCCACCGGACGCGTCGCCGACGGCTGGCTGCCAGGACACGCGGCCGACTGGCTCAGCGAGCGCTACCGGTCGTCGCGGCCGGTGATCGACGACGCGGCCGCCGCGGTCGGCCGCGATCCCCGCGAGGTCCGCACGATCTTCAACTTCCCCGGGCGGATCACCGACCGGCCGCTCCCCGCCACGCGCGACGGCGATGGCCGCTGGGTCGGCGGCTCGACGGAGCAGTGGGTCGAGGAGCTGACCGGAGCGGTGCTGGAGCACGGCGCGTCGGGTTTCATGCTCTTCTCGCCGAGCGGGGGCACCCCGGACGCCACATCGCTCGCCCGCTGGGCCCGGGACATCGTGCCCGCGGTGCGCGAGGCGGTCGCGCTCACGGGTGCAGCGTCGCGCCCTTGAGCACCTTGTCCACGGCGTTGCGGGGCCCGTGCACCGCCAGCCCGACCAGCTTCAGATCGTCGCAGGCGACGGCCCGGACGGCGGCCCGGTTCGCCTCGTCGTGGCCGGTCGTGAACATCTCCTCGGTGTAGACGGCGGTCGGCAGCCCGCGGCGCACAGCCCGCTCGTGGGCGGCAGCCATCACGTCGGAGCCGCCGGTGAAGACGAGCACCGGCTGGCGGAACATCGGCGTGTACAACGTGCCGTCCGCGTCGGTGTAGGGCTCGCCGAGCAGCTCGGTGTTGGCAGCGATCCCGCTGGCCAGGAACGCGGTCACGTTCAGCCGCTGCCAGACCTGCAGGTCGTCCCGCAGCAACACGGCGATCTTGGTGTCGAAACGCACGTCCCGAGCGTGCCCGCCCGCGCCGTGCCCGGTCTTGTACGTTCTTCACGTGCCTGCCGTGCGGGCGTGGGCTCCGCGGGTGCCCGGGATAGCGGAGGTCTTCCACGCGTGGTTCACCGATCACGCGTACCCCGAGCACACCCACGACACCTGGACGTTGCTCGTCGTCGACGAGGGCGCGATCCGCTACGACCTCGACCGGCACGAGCACGGCGCCCTGCGCCCCGGCGTCACGCTGCTGCCGCCGAACATCGCGCACACCGGGCGCTCTGCCACACCGCACGGCTTCCGCAAGCGGGTGCTCTACCTGGACGCCGAGGTCCTCGACACCGCGCTCACCGGGCGCGCCGTCGATGCGCCCGCGCTCGCCGACCCCCTGCTGCGCACGCGCGTCCACCAGCTGCACCGCGTCCTGGAGACACCCGGGGCCGGGCTGGAGGCAGAGAGCCGCCTCGCCCTGATCGGTGACCGGATCCGGCAGCACCTGCGGGCGCCCGTGCCGCCACCCGCGCCCGACCGGCTGGCCGCCGACCTGCGCGACCTGCTCAACGCCCGCATGGTGGAGGGGCTGGTCCTGCGCGATGCCGCCGCTCAGCTGCACACCCACCCGGCGCACCTGGTGCGCACGTTCACGCGAACGTACGGGCTGCCGCCGCACCGGTACCTCGTCGGGCGGCGGGTCGAGGCTGCCCGCCGCAGGCTGCTCACCGGCGAGCCCGTGGCGCAGGTGGCCGCCGGTGTCGGCTTCCACGACCAGGCGCACCTGCACCGGCACTTCACGCGGCTGGTCGGGACGACGCCCGGCCGCTACGCCCGCGGCGCCTGAGCGTCGAGCGGCGGTGTGCTCTCCCGCAGCACGACCTTCCCGCGCACCCGGCGCACCCGCGGTTGCTCGGCCGGCTCCTGCAGCACCATCTCCAACGCGCCCGCGCCGAGCTCCTCCAGCGGCAGGCGCACGGTGGTGAGGGCGGGGGTGACATCCCGCAGGGGGGCGATGTCGTCGAAGCCGGCCACCGCCATCCCGGACGGCAGCGCCACCCCGCGGTCGCGGAGCGCGGCCATCGCCCCCACCGCCATCACGTCGTTGACCGCGAAGACGCACGTGGCGTCCGTGCCGCGCTCGAGCAGCTCGTTCATCGCCGCGTAGCCGCCGTCGCGGGTGAACCCGCCGTACACGACGTCGTCGGCGTCGATCCGCACCCCCGCGCGGGCGGCACCCTCGCGGAACCCGGCGCTGCGGTCACGAGCCGTCAGGAGGTCGGACCGTCCGGCGAGCACCGCGAACCGCCGGTGGCCGAGCCCGCAGAGCGCCTCGGCCAGCGCCCGGGCCCCACCCCGGTTCTCCACCACCACCGTGTCGGCCGGGATCTTGCGCTGGCTGACGAACGCCACGCGCCCGCCTGCCTGCTCGAACGCGCGCACCTCTGCGCCCAGCCGGTCGAGCAGGCCGCGGTCCTGCACCCGGCTCCCGACGATGATCACGGCTCGCGCGCGCTGCCCCCGCAGGGCCGCGAGGTAGTCGAGCTCGCGCTCCTCCCGCCCGAACGTGCACGCCATCGTGACCACGAGCTGCTCCTCCTCGGCGGCCCGGATCGCCCCGGCCGCGATGGAGGAGAAGTACGGATCGGCCACGTCGCTGAGCACGAGCCCCACGATGTTCGTGCGGCCCCGCGCCATGGCCTGCGCCTGGGCGTTGGCCGAGTAGTGCAGCGCGTCCGCCGCGGCGAGCACGCGCTCCTGCAGGTCGGGCCGCACCCTCCGGGTGCTGCCGTTGAGCGCTCTCGACGCCGTGGCCAGCGAGACGCCCGCCGCCTTGGCGACGTCGAGCAGGGTGACCGACGCGCCGGGAATCCGATCGCCGCGCTCCCTCATCTCGGGCCTCCCTCCCTGGGGGTACACCGGGTGGGACCGCCGGACGCCACGCTGGTGTCGACGCGACCCGACCGGGTCCGCGTCGCGCGAGCCTACCCCGCCCACGCGCTGCAGGAATGCGCATTCCCCCGATGGGCGTCAGACCGGCTCGCGGTTGCAGCAAAGCCGGTTCGCAGACGCTCCGGGCCCGTGATCAGGAGGGCCGGACGCGGAACCGATCCCGCCCGCAACGCCGCAGGGGCGGCACCCGGTGCGGGTGCCGCCCCTGCGGGACGTGCGGGTACTGCTGGGGCGGACTCAGAAGTCCATGCCGCCCATGCCGCCCGACGGGTCGCCGCCGGCCGGAGCCGGGTTCTTCTCCGGCTTGTCGGCGATGACGGCCTCGGTGGTGAGGAACAGCGCCGCGATGGAGGCGGCGTTCTGCAGGGCCGAGCGGGTGACCTTGGCGGGGTCGATGATGCCGGCCTTGATCAGGTCCTTGTACTCGCCGGTGGCCGCGTCCAGGCCCTCGCCGGCGTTGAGGCCGCGGACCTTCTCCGCGACGACGCCGCCCTCGAGGCCGGCGTTGACCGCGATCTGCTTGAGCGGGGCCTCCAGCGCGACCTTGACGATGTTCGCGCCGGTGGCCTCGTCACCGTCCAGGCCCAGGCCCTCGAACAGACCCGCGCCGGCCTGGATCAGGGCGACGCCGCCGCCGGCGACGATGCCCTCCTCGACCGCGGCCTTGGCGTTGCGCACCGCGTCCTCGATGCGGTGCTTGCGCTCCTTGAGCTCGACCTCGGTGGCCGCGCCTGCCTTGATGACCGCGACGCCGCCGGCCAGCTTGGCCAGCCGCTCCTGCAGCTTCTCGCGGTCGTAGTCGGAGTCGGTGCGTTCGATCTCGGAGCGGATCTGGTTGACCCGCCCGGCGATCTGGTCGGCGTCGCCGGAGCCGTCGACGATGGTGGTCTCGTCCTTGGTGACCACGACCTTGCGGGCGCGGCCGAGCAGGCCCAGGTCGGCGTTCTCCAGCTTGAGGCCGACCTTCTCCGAGATCACCTCGCCACCGGTGAGGATGGCCATGTCGGTCAGCATCGCCTCGCGACGGTCACCGAAGCCCGGTGCCTTGACGGCGACGGACTTGAAGGTGCCGCGGATCTTGTTGACGACCAGGGTGGCCAGGGCCTCGCCCTCGACGTCCTCGGCGATGATCGCCAGCGGCTTGCCGGTCTGCATGACCTTCTCCAGCAGCGGGAGCAGGTCCTTGACCGTGGAGATCTTGCCCGAGACGAGGAGGATGTACGGGTCCTCGAGCTCGGCCTCCATGCGCTCGGCGTCGGTGACGAAGTAGGGCGAGATGTAGCCCTTGTCGAAGCGCATGCCCTCGGTGAGCTCCAGCTCCAGCCCGAAGGTCTGCGACTCCTCGACGGTGATGACGCCTTCCTTGCCGACCTTGTCCATCGCCTCGGCGATCAGCTCGCCGATGGTGGCGTCGGCCGCGGAGATCGACGCGGTGGCCGCGATCTGCTCCTTGGTCTCGACCTCCTTGGCGGACTTGAGCAGCGCCTCGGAGACGGCCTCGACGGCCTTCTCGATGCCCCGCTTCAGCGCCATGGGGTTCGCGCCGGCGGCGACGTTGCGCAGCCCCTCGCGGACGAGGGCCTGGGCCAGCACGGTGGCGGTGGTGGTGCCGTCACCGGCGATGTCGTCGGTCTTCTTGGCGACCTCCTTGACCAGCTCGGCCCCGATCTTCTCCCAGGGGTCCTCGAGCTCGATCTCCTTGGCGATCGACACACCATCGTTGGTGATGGTGGGCGCGCCCCACTTCTTCTCCAGCACGACGTTGCGGCCGCGCGGGCCCAGCGTCACCTTCACGGCATCGGCGAGGGTGTTCATGCCACGCTCGAGCCCGCGGCGCGCCTCCTCGTCGAACGCGATCTGCTTCGCCATGGGGGTGTAGTCCTCCGATTGGGATGACCCGAAAGTCTCGTGTCGAGCGCGCGCCCGCGACGGACGATCGACAACCCTGCGCCGATCTCACCCGCCCGACGATTGGCACTCTACCGTCCCGAGTGCCAGTTCCGGTTCTAGCACTCGTGGCATACGAGTGCAAGCGACCCGGCCGGAGGCTCCCGGTGGAGACGGGTCGGGGGGACCGGCTGCTCGCCGATCCCCCCGATACGCCGTGGAGCGTCGCCGCCCTACCCGATCCGACGGACGGCGTCGGCCTGGCTGCGCCCGTCGCGACCGGCCGTCGTCTCGAACTCGACGCGGTCGCCCTCGTCCAGGGTGCGGAAACCCTCGGACTGGATCGCGCTGTAGTGCACGAAGACGTCCGGCCCGCCGTCGGTGGCGATGAAGCCGAAGCCCTTCTCCGCGTTGAACCACTTGACCGTGCCCTGGGCCACGGCACCTCCATGTTGCAGTACTGCGCGTGCAGTTGTGCTAACCGAGCCATCTCGGGCGGCCTGGTGCCACCGACCATGCCGCCGGGATGACTCGCTGACGTGGCCGACGCTACCCCAGATCGCCCCTCTCGTCCGGGACGAGCGAGCGGGGTCCGGCACGATGTCCCCCGTGGCGAGCTCCCCGAGAAGTGTCGACGAGCACCGCGCGGTCGTCGCCGCGCTGCTGACCCCGATGCCGGCCGAAGACGTCCCGGTCGGGCAGGCCCGGGGGCGGGTGCTGGCGGCCGATGTCGTGGCGGGCGTCGCGCTCCCCTCGTTCGACAACTCGGCGATGGACGGCTACGCCGTACGGGCCGCCGAAGTGGCGGGCGCTCCCGTGGAGCTGCCGGTGGAGGCGGACATCCCGGCGGGCCGCACGGACGTCCCCCCGCTGCGCCCCGGCACGACCCACCGGATCATGACCGGGGCGCCGGTGCCTGCCGGCGCGGACGCCGTCGTCCCCGTCGAGCAGACGGACGGTGGTCTCGACCGCGTGCGGCTCTCGGCCGCGCCCGCCCCGGGCGCGCACATCCGGCGCGCGGGAGAGGACGTGCGGGCGGGCGAGGTCGTGCTGAGCGCCGGCACGGTGCTGGGGGCGCCGCAGGTCGGCGTGGCCGCGGCCGTCGGCTGCGAGACCGTCCCGGTCCGGCGCAGGCCCCGCGTGCTCGTGCTCTCCACCGGGTCGGAGCTCGTCGCCCCCGGCACGCCCCTGCGGCCCGGGCAGATCTACGAGTCGAACGGGCCGATGCTCGCCGCCGCGGTCGAGGACGCAGGCGGCAGCGCGGAGCTGCTGCGCTTCGTCCCCGACGACGTCGAGCAGTTCCTCGGGCGCCTCCGTGAACGGCTCGCCGACGGCAGCGTCGACCTCCTGCTCACGTCGGGCGGGGTGAGCGCAGGCGCCTACGAGGTCGTGAAGGACGCCTTCACCGGCCGCGGCGTCGAGTTCGTGAAGGTCGCGATGCAGCCCGGCGGCCCCCAGGGCGCCGGACGCCTGGCCGAGCTGGGCGGCGTCGGTGTGGTGACGCTGCCCGGCAACCCCGTCAGCTCGCACGTGTCGTTCGAGGTGTTCGTCCGGCCCGCGCTGCGGGCCGCGCTCGGGCACCCGCATCCCCGCCGACCGGTCGTGACGGCCACGCTGGGTGAGCGCTGGAGCTCGCCCGCGGGGCGCAGGCAGTTCCGGCGAGGCGTCCTCGATGCGGTGAACGGCACCGTCCGGGAGCTCGGCGGGCCGGCGTCGCACCTGCTCGGCGCGCTCGCCCGGGCCGAGTGCTTCGTCGTCGTGCCCGAGGACGTCACGGATCTGCCGGAGGGATCGCGTGTCGAGACATGGTTGCTGGACGGGTGATGGCCCAGTAGATTGTGGTGCGGATCACAAACGAAGCAGGCAACGATCGAAGCTTGCGGAGCGTCTTACTGGTGAGCGTTCGGCCGATCGGTGCACATCACGGGGTTCCTCACCCTGTGACCTGGACGATTGAACGGGGGCTCGGGGATAATTCGGGAGTGGACCGGGTAACCGGGCCACAACGCACTGGACCTACCGCCCGTCGCTGGGGAGCGGACGAGCGGTTCCACGGCCGGGGTCGTCGTCTCGGGGGATGGCGGCCCCGGCCCTTTGCGTTGCCCGGTTCCTGCCCACGTCACCGCGAGTTCGCGGAACGTGACCACATCGGCAGGCGCCCACCTTCCCTGGCGTACCGTAGCCGCCGCCACCGCGGCCCGACGGGGTCGCCACGCCGGAGGAGCCGATCCGCTTCCATGCACGACCCGAGGCCACCTGTCGATGCCGCGTCCGCCCTGCCCAGCGAGCGGCCTCAGGAGGCCCGCGAGCGCGCCGGAGCGCAGCGGAGGCAATCAGGCGCAGCGTTGTCGCTGCCGCACGTCGCCGGGCTGATCCGGGCCACCATCCCGCCCATGCACCCCGGCGGGCGCCCGCTCGTCGCGGCGGTTGCGGGCGCGGCCGCCGCCGTCCGGGTAGCGACGGGTCGAGGCGCCGTCGCGGGCCTGCTCGCCACCGCGGCCACCGCCCTGTTCTTCCGCAATCCCCGCCGGGTGCGTCCCCCGCTCACCGGGGTCGTGCTCGCCGCGGCCGACGGCACGGTGGCCACGGTCTCGGACGTCCCGCCCCCCGCCGAACTGGACCTTCCACCGGAACCCGCGCCGCGCGTCAGCGTCTTCCTGTCCGTTCTGGACGTGCACGTGCAGCGGGTGCCGGTCGACGGCAGGGTGCTCGACGTGTCCTACCGGCCCGGCACCTTCCTCTCCGCCGACCTCGACAAGGCCAGTGAGGACAACGAGCGCAACGCCGTGCTGTTCGAGACGACGGACGGCACGCGGCTCGGTGTCGTCCAGATCGCAGGGCTGCTCGCACGCCGCATCGTCTGCGACATCGGCCCCGGCGACGAGGTCGCCGCCGGCGAGACGTTCGGGCTCATCCGCTTCGGTTCGCGCGTCGACGTCTACCTGCCGCCCGGATCGCGCGTCACGGTCGCGCCGGGGCAGCGCACGATCGGCGGCGAGACGGTGCTGGCCGAACTCCCCAGGAGCGTCAGATGACCGCCCCCAACTACCGCGCGGGAGTGCGGCTGTTGCCGAACGCCGTCACCGTCCTCGCGCTGTGCTCCGGCCTGTCGGCGGTGTACTTCGCGCTCAGCGGACGGTTCGAGCTGTGCGTCGCCGCCGTCGGGGCCGCCGCGCTGTGCGACGCGCTGGACGGCAGGCTCGCCCGCCTCCTCGACGCCACCACCCGGATCGGGGCCGAGCTCGACTCGCTCGCCGACCTCGTCTCGTTCGGCGTCGCGCCCGCGCTCGTCCTCTACATCTGGGGGCTGGAGGGCAATCAGTACGGCTGGATCGTCGCGCTCGTCTTCGCCGTCTGCATGATGCTGCGGCTCGCCCGCTTCAACACGCTCCTCGACGTCGAGGACGAGTTCCCGTTCACGCGGGAGTTCTTCGTCGGCGTGCCCGCGCCCGCCGCCGCCATGTCGGCCGGGATCCCGCTCTACGTCACGCTGCACTTCGGGCCCGGCTGGTGGTCGGCTCCACCGCTGGTGGCCGGGTGGGCGCTCGTCATCGCGGCGCTCATGGTGAGCCGACTGCCCACCTTGTCGTTCAAGAGCGTCCGGGTGTCACCGAACTACATCGCGCCGCTGCTGGTGCTCGTCGCGATCGCCGCGGCCGTGCTCATCACCGTGCCGTTCCTCGGGCTGGGCATCGTGGCGCTGGTCTACCTCGGCTCGATCCCCTACACGGCGCACCGGCACCACTGGCTCACCCGGCACCCGGAGGCATGGGGTGTGCCGGTCAGGGAGCGGCGGGCGATCGCGCGGGCTGCGCGCTCGGCCCGGCGGCTCGGGCTCCGGTCGCCGCTCCGGCACCGCGTGGCCGGGCGGGCCAGCGCCGTCGCCCGCGCCATGCGCCGGTTCGGCGACGACCCGGCAGGCGTCATGCAACGCGCCGCCCGCCCCGGCAACGGGCGCGCGCCCGGGCCCGCGGCCCAGCCGGGGCGCAGCCGCCTGCGCCTCGGCCTCCGCCGCGCCCGCCGCCGCTGAAACGCACCGGCGCCCCGTGATCGGCGGTTCGGCGCGACAACGGTCATATGAAGGTGTCGCCGAATCCGGGCGCCGAGGTGGTCTGGGCGGCGGGGACGATGGCGCTGCTTGACCAGGCGGTGTGGGCGGGCATGATCAATGCTTCGGTGCGAAGACGGCCGAATACGGCCAGGAACGCGCCAAACCACCGATCTCGGGTCAGGCGAGGGTGGCAGCACCGGCGACGGCCCTCACGATCGGCGCGAGATGCGCCTCAGCGCCCCCACGCGGGCGGCGGTGCTCATCTCGGAATGATCACCACCTTGCCGAAGAGGCGCGCTTCATTCGGCAACACCCTCGTATCCGGCCGTTCTCGTACCGACTGCCGATCAAGGGCCTACCGACCGTCATGAACTCCGGCTGCAACTACTACAGCAGCCCGGCCTCGCTCGCCTTGCCGATC
This window harbors:
- a CDS encoding MarR family winged helix-turn-helix transcriptional regulator codes for the protein MAEPGDEIGVVGALVRSAFLVNAVYAESGREHGLTPQQGQLLCVLMGKPYGMGELGATLGLAKSSLTGLVDRTERNGLVRREPDPQDMRAVRVALTPQGRRLAEEFYVETCKRVEKLPAALSAAERDTLADLLGRIIVDNKVPMVFLEA
- the glp gene encoding gephyrin-like molybdotransferase Glp, producing MSPVASSPRSVDEHRAVVAALLTPMPAEDVPVGQARGRVLAADVVAGVALPSFDNSAMDGYAVRAAEVAGAPVELPVEADIPAGRTDVPPLRPGTTHRIMTGAPVPAGADAVVPVEQTDGGLDRVRLSAAPAPGAHIRRAGEDVRAGEVVLSAGTVLGAPQVGVAAAVGCETVPVRRRPRVLVLSTGSELVAPGTPLRPGQIYESNGPMLAAAVEDAGGSAELLRFVPDDVEQFLGRLRERLADGSVDLLLTSGGVSAGAYEVVKDAFTGRGVEFVKVAMQPGGPQGAGRLAELGGVGVVTLPGNPVSSHVSFEVFVRPALRAALGHPHPRRPVVTATLGERWSSPAGRRQFRRGVLDAVNGTVRELGGPASHLLGALARAECFVVVPEDVTDLPEGSRVETWLLDG
- a CDS encoding phosphatidylserine decarboxylase yields the protein MHDPRPPVDAASALPSERPQEARERAGAQRRQSGAALSLPHVAGLIRATIPPMHPGGRPLVAAVAGAAAAVRVATGRGAVAGLLATAATALFFRNPRRVRPPLTGVVLAAADGTVATVSDVPPPAELDLPPEPAPRVSVFLSVLDVHVQRVPVDGRVLDVSYRPGTFLSADLDKASEDNERNAVLFETTDGTRLGVVQIAGLLARRIVCDIGPGDEVAAGETFGLIRFGSRVDVYLPPGSRVTVAPGQRTIGGETVLAELPRSVR
- the groL gene encoding chaperonin GroEL (60 kDa chaperone family; promotes refolding of misfolded polypeptides especially under stressful conditions; forms two stacked rings of heptamers to form a barrel-shaped 14mer; ends can be capped by GroES; misfolded proteins enter the barrel where they are refolded when GroES binds), which translates into the protein MAKQIAFDEEARRGLERGMNTLADAVKVTLGPRGRNVVLEKKWGAPTITNDGVSIAKEIELEDPWEKIGAELVKEVAKKTDDIAGDGTTTATVLAQALVREGLRNVAAGANPMALKRGIEKAVEAVSEALLKSAKEVETKEQIAATASISAADATIGELIAEAMDKVGKEGVITVEESQTFGLELELTEGMRFDKGYISPYFVTDAERMEAELEDPYILLVSGKISTVKDLLPLLEKVMQTGKPLAIIAEDVEGEALATLVVNKIRGTFKSVAVKAPGFGDRREAMLTDMAILTGGEVISEKVGLKLENADLGLLGRARKVVVTKDETTIVDGSGDADQIAGRVNQIRSEIERTDSDYDREKLQERLAKLAGGVAVIKAGAATEVELKERKHRIEDAVRNAKAAVEEGIVAGGGVALIQAGAGLFEGLGLDGDEATGANIVKVALEAPLKQIAVNAGLEGGVVAEKVRGLNAGEGLDAATGEYKDLIKAGIIDPAKVTRSALQNAASIAALFLTTEAVIADKPEKNPAPAGGDPSGGMGGMDF
- a CDS encoding LacI family DNA-binding transcriptional regulator; the encoded protein is MRERGDRIPGASVTLLDVAKAAGVSLATASRALNGSTRRVRPDLQERVLAAADALHYSANAQAQAMARGRTNIVGLVLSDVADPYFSSIAAGAIRAAEEEQLVVTMACTFGREERELDYLAALRGQRARAVIIVGSRVQDRGLLDRLGAEVRAFEQAGGRVAFVSQRKIPADTVVVENRGGARALAEALCGLGHRRFAVLAGRSDLLTARDRSAGFREGAARAGVRIDADDVVYGGFTRDGGYAAMNELLERGTDATCVFAVNDVMAVGAMAALRDRGVALPSGMAVAGFDDIAPLRDVTPALTTVRLPLEELGAGALEMVLQEPAEQPRVRRVRGKVVLRESTPPLDAQAPRA
- a CDS encoding DUF2000 family protein, translating into MRFDTKIAVLLRDDLQVWQRLNVTAFLASGIAANTELLGEPYTDADGTLYTPMFRQPVLVFTGGSDVMAAAHERAVRRGLPTAVYTEEMFTTGHDEANRAAVRAVACDDLKLVGLAVHGPRNAVDKVLKGATLHP
- a CDS encoding NAD(P)/FAD-dependent oxidoreductase, encoding MSPTVVVVGGGYGGSAVAKALDVEADVVLIDPRDAFVHSAGSLRALARPDWAHNIFFPYDTLLARGTVIRDRAVSVDPRGVELASGRRVEADYLVLATGSSYAHPGKPGVESTGEALDDLRRTHKELVGAERVLIAGAGPVGLELAGEIKAEWPHKQVTVIDPNERLLSAFRPEMREDLHRQLHELDIRLRLGTLLTAPPPPEPGQAETFTVTTTDGDQLMADIWFRAHGVHINSEHLADGRLTTRTPRGQVRVDENLAVHGYGHVYAIGDITDVSEAKMARHAMQHAEVVAQNITAQLRGEQPTATYEPAPDPVILLPLGPRRGVGQLPTPDGPVAAPATTVAEYKGADLGVGKFAALFGTAREEKADA
- a CDS encoding LLM class flavin-dependent oxidoreductase encodes the protein MPDHEVVFGFGAHSTVEEGPELLHMVQQADRDGLDLFSLSDHPYLGGRLDAYAAVGFLLGGTQRIAGFANVTNLPLRPAPMLARTVTSLSALSGGRVVLGMGAGGLWDRISDMGVPRLAPDEAVKAFEEAIVLIRKLSGGGPAVTFEGRYHRVDRIEPAPAAAPPVWTGSVGPKSLAATGRVADGWLPGHAADWLSERYRSSRPVIDDAAAAVGRDPREVRTIFNFPGRITDRPLPATRDGDGRWVGGSTEQWVEELTGAVLEHGASGFMLFSPSGGTPDATSLARWARDIVPAVREAVALTGAASRP
- a CDS encoding CDP-alcohol phosphatidyltransferase family protein codes for the protein MTAPNYRAGVRLLPNAVTVLALCSGLSAVYFALSGRFELCVAAVGAAALCDALDGRLARLLDATTRIGAELDSLADLVSFGVAPALVLYIWGLEGNQYGWIVALVFAVCMMLRLARFNTLLDVEDEFPFTREFFVGVPAPAAAMSAGIPLYVTLHFGPGWWSAPPLVAGWALVIAALMVSRLPTLSFKSVRVSPNYIAPLLVLVAIAAAVLITVPFLGLGIVALVYLGSIPYTAHRHHWLTRHPEAWGVPVRERRAIARAARSARRLGLRSPLRHRVAGRASAVARAMRRFGDDPAGVMQRAARPGNGRAPGPAAQPGRSRLRLGLRRARRR
- a CDS encoding cold-shock protein, with translation MAQGTVKWFNAEKGFGFIATDGGPDVFVHYSAIQSEGFRTLDEGDRVEFETTAGRDGRSQADAVRRIG
- a CDS encoding helix-turn-helix transcriptional regulator, translated to MPAVRAWAPRVPGIAEVFHAWFTDHAYPEHTHDTWTLLVVDEGAIRYDLDRHEHGALRPGVTLLPPNIAHTGRSATPHGFRKRVLYLDAEVLDTALTGRAVDAPALADPLLRTRVHQLHRVLETPGAGLEAESRLALIGDRIRQHLRAPVPPPAPDRLAADLRDLLNARMVEGLVLRDAAAQLHTHPAHLVRTFTRTYGLPPHRYLVGRRVEAARRRLLTGEPVAQVAAGVGFHDQAHLHRHFTRLVGTTPGRYARGA